From a single Banduia mediterranea genomic region:
- a CDS encoding CBS domain-containing protein gives MKVSELMTRDVRIATPAQTLQEAAIMMSEAESGLVLVGENDRLLGTITDRDLAVRGIAKGCDAETEIRDIMSDGIRYCYEDDELRQAARSMISHEVRRLPVLDRDKRLVGIVSMGDIAGKLKDVDASDLLRALSTPLNRLMDAETELDEGIEETFPASDPVSVARP, from the coding sequence ATGAAAGTCAGTGAACTGATGACCCGCGACGTTCGTATCGCCACGCCCGCCCAGACCCTACAGGAAGCGGCCATCATGATGTCGGAAGCCGAGAGCGGACTCGTGCTGGTCGGGGAGAACGACCGCCTGCTCGGCACCATCACCGATCGAGACCTTGCGGTCCGCGGCATCGCCAAGGGTTGCGATGCCGAAACCGAGATTCGCGACATCATGTCCGATGGCATTCGATACTGCTACGAGGACGATGAGCTGCGCCAGGCGGCACGCAGCATGATCAGTCATGAAGTGCGGCGCTTGCCGGTGCTTGACCGCGACAAGCGTCTGGTGGGCATCGTGTCGATGGGCGATATTGCCGGCAAGCTCAAGGATGTCGATGCCAGCGATCTGCTGCGGGCCCTGAGCACCCCGCTCAATCGGCTCATGGACGCCGAAACGGAACTGGACGAGGGCATTGAGGAAACCTTCCCGGCCAGCGATCCGGTGTCCGTCGCGCGACCCTGA
- a CDS encoding DUF4232 domain-containing protein, with the protein MHHRIALLSVVVAICGCTGDHSNQASSAPSTSGLATPPKICSENYLSVRETASNAGAGQQVIEASVFNDSPRTCVLHGYPGLAPLDAGGVRASAIEVRQVVGDSELQQPHAVELKPGASAHFEISFSVIEGESGGCPEIESVDVMAPGSNKVIGNIRRPIRACGAHIDVAPLSSTD; encoded by the coding sequence ATGCACCACCGCATCGCCCTGCTCTCGGTGGTGGTCGCAATCTGCGGCTGCACCGGCGATCACAGCAATCAGGCATCATCCGCCCCATCGACCTCCGGGCTCGCAACGCCGCCAAAGATCTGCTCCGAGAACTATCTCAGCGTCCGCGAAACGGCAAGCAACGCCGGGGCCGGCCAGCAAGTCATCGAAGCCTCGGTCTTCAATGACAGTCCGAGAACCTGCGTTCTGCACGGATATCCGGGCCTGGCTCCACTGGACGCTGGCGGCGTCCGGGCTTCGGCCATCGAGGTTCGCCAGGTTGTCGGTGACTCCGAGCTTCAACAGCCTCATGCGGTCGAATTGAAGCCTGGCGCATCGGCGCACTTCGAAATCAGCTTCAGCGTGATCGAAGGCGAATCGGGCGGATGTCCCGAAATCGAATCGGTGGACGTGATGGCCCCCGGCAGCAACAAGGTGATCGGCAACATCCGCCGGCCGATTCGCGCCTGTGGCGCGCACATCGACGTGGCGCCGCTCTCGAGTACGGATTAA